Proteins found in one Candidatus Amarolinea dominans genomic segment:
- a CDS encoding RHS repeat protein — MRRSRPAQCACPRAYSRGPASKEFVYAPDQRPAWIKTRQLKDAATSSYLEAWGYFDGLGRSLQSQAPLANGNRSVTSTGYNALGQTAYSSAAYEIAAGSGYVAPTWTNLANYVYTTYDELGRTVRNETRSGATQLLATRATYDVWLASSYDANDHRQDAVSDAFGQTTQVLEYNTGGATYTTNYAYDLAGRLTGVTDAAGNPTSIGYNLLGRKTGMTDPDMGSWTYGYDNAGNLTSQKDGANRWLYLEYDALNRLIRKRQDSAAGAILAEWLYDATGQLGLPSKSKVYSSQGTTEVYTVAYDVNNRPTQQQYTVPGTGGGTFRLDTGYTTAGQRSTLRYPGGNAGQQGELVTFGYNAVGQLASVTGDDGTQYVAATSYNAQGQISEQRVDSGANGFTRQYGYNASTLRLETIKAGTASPWENLQKLTYAYDLAGNVQTLADSANSGQVQTFGYDWLDRLTTAATNAAGVGQYNHTYAYNAIGNLTSYNGAAYTYGTKPHAVTGAFGNAYGYDAVGNQTSRTIGGIAYTQAFDYDNRLLGVAGGAVSATFLYDADGNRVKKDRRRCDDRLHRRHLRIPERRGDEVLRRWGHPSHRLCLRQWCVLHAERPVALDERAGESERHGEQPQLTIPTVAIAAGARSTASRPSGSPVNITSKACPAAKGWRTTTRGGMIVRSACSSARIRSCRVRSRRSRLTGTPTPAGIRCGTSIRRVIAWILDWPTAVVGWGANPTTHDPVCCPAIHTKTSIITEQFIRAIGREATRFCCHPQLLAQPACTQK, encoded by the coding sequence TTGCGCCGATCCCGCCCAGCGCAGTGCGCCTGCCCCAGGGCGTATTCTCGCGGCCCCGCCAGCAAGGAGTTCGTCTACGCGCCCGACCAGCGGCCCGCCTGGATCAAGACCCGCCAGCTCAAGGACGCCGCGACCAGCAGCTACCTGGAAGCCTGGGGCTACTTCGACGGCCTGGGCCGCAGCCTGCAAAGCCAGGCCCCGCTGGCGAACGGCAATCGTAGCGTGACCTCCACCGGGTATAACGCGCTCGGCCAGACCGCCTACAGCAGCGCGGCCTACGAAATCGCGGCCGGCAGCGGCTACGTCGCGCCCACGTGGACGAACCTGGCAAACTATGTCTACACCACCTACGACGAGTTGGGCCGCACGGTGCGCAACGAGACGCGCAGCGGCGCGACCCAGTTGTTGGCCACGCGCGCCACCTACGACGTCTGGCTGGCGTCCAGCTACGACGCCAACGACCATCGCCAGGACGCGGTCAGCGACGCGTTCGGCCAGACGACCCAGGTGCTGGAGTACAACACCGGCGGCGCCACCTACACCACGAACTACGCCTACGACCTGGCCGGCCGCCTGACGGGTGTCACGGATGCGGCCGGTAACCCGACCAGCATCGGCTATAACCTGCTGGGCCGCAAGACGGGCATGACCGACCCCGACATGGGCAGTTGGACCTACGGCTACGACAACGCCGGCAACCTGACCAGCCAGAAAGACGGCGCGAACCGCTGGCTCTACCTGGAGTACGACGCGCTCAACCGGCTGATCCGCAAGCGCCAGGATAGCGCGGCCGGCGCGATCCTGGCCGAATGGCTCTACGACGCGACCGGGCAGCTCGGTTTGCCCTCCAAGAGCAAGGTCTACAGTAGCCAGGGCACGACCGAAGTCTACACCGTCGCCTACGATGTGAACAACCGGCCCACGCAACAGCAATACACCGTACCGGGCACGGGCGGCGGCACGTTCCGCCTCGACACCGGCTACACCACGGCCGGCCAGCGCTCCACGCTGCGCTATCCCGGCGGCAATGCGGGCCAGCAGGGCGAGCTCGTCACCTTCGGCTACAACGCGGTGGGCCAGCTCGCCAGCGTGACGGGCGACGACGGCACGCAATACGTCGCGGCCACCAGCTACAACGCGCAGGGCCAGATCAGCGAGCAGCGCGTGGATTCCGGCGCCAACGGCTTCACGCGGCAATACGGCTACAACGCCAGCACCCTGCGCCTGGAGACTATCAAGGCGGGCACGGCCAGCCCGTGGGAGAACCTGCAAAAGTTGACCTACGCCTACGACCTGGCCGGGAATGTCCAGACGTTGGCAGACAGTGCGAACAGCGGCCAGGTGCAAACCTTCGGCTACGACTGGCTGGATCGCCTGACCACGGCGGCTACGAATGCGGCAGGCGTGGGCCAATACAACCACACCTACGCCTACAACGCCATCGGCAACCTGACCAGCTACAATGGCGCCGCCTACACCTACGGCACGAAGCCACACGCCGTGACCGGTGCGTTCGGCAACGCGTATGGCTATGACGCCGTGGGCAACCAGACCAGCCGTACCATTGGCGGAATTGCCTACACCCAGGCCTTCGACTATGACAACCGCCTGCTGGGCGTGGCCGGCGGCGCGGTGAGCGCCACGTTCCTCTACGACGCCGACGGGAACCGGGTCAAAAAGGACCGTCGCAGGTGTGACGACCGTCTACATCGCCGGCATCTACGAATACCAGAACGGCGCGGTGACGAAGTACTACGAAGGTGGGGCCATCCGTCGCACCGGTTATGCCTCCGACAATGGTGTGTTCTACACGCTGAGCGACCAGTTGCACTCGACGAGCGTGCTGGTGAATCAGAACGGCACGGTGAACAGCCGCAACTTACTATCCCTACGGTGGCAATCGCGGCGGGAGCGCGTTCAACGGCATCACGACCAAGCGGTTCACCGGTCAATATCACGAGCAAGGCCTGCCCGGCGGCGAAGGGTTGGCGTACTACAACGCGAGGTGGTATGATAGTCAGGTCGGCATGTTCATCAGCGCGGATACGATCGTGCCGAGTCCGCTCGCGCCGCAGTCGTTTAACAGGTACGCCTACGCCGGCGGGAATCCGCTGCGGTACATCGATCCGACGGGTCATAGCGTGGATTCTGGATTGGCCGACAGCAGTTGTCGGCTGGGGAGCAAACCCAACAACTCACGATCCAGTATGTTGCCCAGCGATACACACCAAGACAAGCATTATTACTGAGCAGTTTATCCGAGCAATCGGACGAGAGGCTACGCGGTTCTGTTGCCACCCTCAACTGCTCGCGCAGCCAGCATGTACGCAGAAATGA
- a CDS encoding sigma-70 family RNA polymerase sigma factor, with the protein MLSQAQSTTAAPRALEELFERLYVQYHRPLFSYVLRLVGHWEQAEDLTQETFVKAYHALARLPADSNYRAWLYRIATNTCYDALRRKRLIQWLPFFDDDAGPQTDSPEHATAEALAVRTALAQLPADQRTCLVLYIYDSFSTEEIAQVMGCSRGAVKTRLFRARERFRQVYVGVEERRP; encoded by the coding sequence ATGTTAAGCCAGGCACAGTCCACCACGGCCGCGCCGCGTGCCCTGGAAGAACTGTTCGAGCGGCTCTATGTCCAGTATCACCGCCCGCTGTTCAGCTATGTGCTGCGGCTGGTCGGTCATTGGGAACAGGCCGAAGACCTGACCCAGGAAACCTTCGTCAAGGCCTACCATGCCCTGGCGCGCCTGCCGGCCGATTCCAATTACCGCGCCTGGTTGTATCGTATCGCTACCAATACCTGCTACGATGCACTGCGCCGCAAACGCTTGATCCAGTGGCTACCCTTCTTCGATGACGATGCCGGCCCACAGACCGACAGCCCGGAGCACGCCACCGCCGAGGCGCTGGCGGTGCGGACGGCGTTGGCCCAACTCCCGGCCGATCAACGCACCTGCCTGGTACTCTACATTTATGACAGTTTCTCCACAGAAGAAATCGCCCAGGTCATGGGCTGTTCACGTGGCGCGGTCAAGACCCGCCTCTTTCGCGCGCGCGAACGTTTCCGCCAGGTCTACGTGGGTGTCGAGGAGAGAAGGCCATGA
- a CDS encoding purine-nucleoside phosphorylase — MNKEFVTSEDVAQAVAYVRSQTRQQPQVGLVLGSGLSGLASAVTDAERIAFGRIPHFPVSTVEGHDGALVIGRLQGQDVLVMQGRVHFYEGYSMQQVTLPMRLMQRMGIHTVILTNAAGGINPAFHAGELMLINDHINLIGMAGQNPLRGPNDPIFGLRFPSMTRVYDAQLRALALATAARLQIPLRQGVYMCLAGPCFETPADIRFLRTIGADAVGMSTVPEAVVARHGGMRVLGISTISNMAIDDIDSEAETTHQEVLETGKLVVPRLTALLQAILADLPAPGKPAGA; from the coding sequence ATGAACAAAGAATTTGTGACCTCCGAGGACGTGGCGCAAGCCGTGGCGTATGTCCGCAGTCAAACGCGGCAGCAACCGCAGGTGGGCCTGGTGCTCGGATCAGGCTTGAGTGGACTGGCCAGCGCGGTCACCGATGCCGAACGGATCGCTTTCGGTCGCATCCCGCATTTTCCCGTCAGCACGGTGGAAGGACACGATGGCGCGTTGGTCATCGGCCGGCTGCAAGGCCAGGATGTCCTCGTCATGCAGGGCCGGGTCCATTTTTACGAAGGTTATTCCATGCAGCAGGTGACGCTGCCCATGCGGCTGATGCAGCGGATGGGCATTCACACCGTCATTTTGACCAATGCCGCGGGTGGCATCAATCCCGCGTTTCACGCCGGCGAGTTGATGCTCATCAACGACCATATCAACCTGATCGGCATGGCCGGGCAGAATCCGCTGCGCGGCCCTAACGACCCGATCTTTGGGCTGCGTTTTCCCAGCATGACCCGTGTGTATGATGCGCAGTTGCGCGCCCTGGCCCTGGCTACGGCCGCCCGCCTGCAAATTCCCTTGCGCCAGGGCGTTTACATGTGCCTGGCCGGGCCATGCTTCGAGACGCCGGCCGACATCCGCTTCCTGCGCACCATTGGCGCCGATGCCGTGGGCATGTCAACCGTGCCCGAAGCCGTGGTGGCGCGCCATGGCGGTATGCGAGTGCTGGGCATTTCCACCATCAGCAACATGGCCATTGACGACATTGACAGCGAGGCCGAAACCACGCACCAGGAAGTGCTGGAAACCGGCAAACTGGTCGTCCCACGGCTGACGGCCCTCCTGCAAGCCATCCTCGCCGACCTACCCGCGCCCGGGAAACCGGCCGGAGCCTGA
- a CDS encoding tyrosine-type recombinase/integrase has protein sequence MQQQIDRFLASLASKKGKKGKENTVAAYHNDLGQFFAYVHDRRRDGTPTTWSDISTNDIIDYVLDLKQREYAAASIARKIAAIKSFFHYLMDTQIVSDDPSKPITTPAVLKAPPQIMDQATVELLLAAPAQGSHPKALRDSALLELLYATGMRTSEIAALNINDVSLQAHIVWCERYDKDTRAIHLSERAANALATYLADGRPHLTGIRAKNEALFVNHRGQRLTRQGLWLIVKSYAEQIGMAADVTPHVLRSSSATHRLASGTADMVSEVQNALGHASRATTLIYAGLTAQRAAENDQQGGNS, from the coding sequence ATGCAACAACAGATTGACCGTTTCCTTGCCAGCCTTGCCAGCAAGAAAGGCAAAAAAGGCAAAGAAAACACCGTTGCCGCGTATCATAACGATCTCGGTCAGTTCTTCGCCTATGTGCATGATCGCAGGCGCGACGGCACCCCAACGACCTGGAGCGACATCAGCACCAACGACATCATTGATTATGTCCTCGATCTGAAGCAGCGCGAGTATGCGGCGGCCAGCATCGCGCGCAAAATCGCGGCCATCAAGTCGTTCTTTCATTATCTGATGGACACACAGATCGTCAGTGACGACCCGAGCAAGCCGATCACCACACCGGCGGTTCTGAAAGCCCCGCCCCAGATCATGGATCAAGCCACGGTTGAGCTCTTACTCGCAGCGCCGGCGCAGGGATCGCATCCCAAAGCCCTGCGCGACAGCGCCCTGCTGGAACTGCTGTACGCAACCGGCATGCGCACCAGTGAAATCGCCGCGCTGAACATCAACGACGTCAGTCTGCAGGCTCACATCGTCTGGTGCGAACGCTACGACAAGGACACGCGTGCCATCCACCTCAGCGAGCGGGCGGCCAACGCCCTGGCCACTTACCTGGCGGACGGGCGCCCGCACCTGACAGGCATCCGTGCCAAAAACGAGGCTCTGTTCGTCAACCATCGCGGCCAGCGCCTGACCCGCCAGGGCCTTTGGTTGATCGTCAAGTCCTATGCCGAACAAATAGGCATGGCCGCAGATGTGACGCCGCACGTTCTGCGCAGCTCGTCCGCAACGCACAGGCTGGCCAGCGGTACGGCAGACATGGTGAGTGAAGTGCAGAACGCGCTGGGTCATGCCAGCCGCGCCACAACCCTTATCTACGCCGGCCTGACCGCACAGCGAGCCGCAGAAAACGACCAGCAAGGCGGAAACTCATGA
- the queA gene encoding tRNA preQ1(34) S-adenosylmethionine ribosyltransferase-isomerase QueA: protein MKTSDFDYDLPADRIAQTPIEPRDASRLLVVHRPSGELTHRSFAAIGDYLRPGDILVANDSRVLPVRLHGRKESGGQVEVLLLTRVSDVRWEALVRGHRLRPGLVIELTAPAAPTLRAHIVAELAAGSRLIEFERPPLPELARLGEVPLPPYIHEPLRDAERYQTIYARVSGSAAAPTAGLHFTPTLIERLAAQGIGFAFITLHIGLDTFRPLRVERIADHQMHHEWAELTPAAAAAIEAHRRAGGRCVAVGTTAVRVLETASRQPGSEGSLRPFSGWTNLFLTPGAVFHTVDALITNFHLPRSTLLMLVSAFAGKPLIDRAYAAAIQQGYRFFSFGDAMLLL, encoded by the coding sequence GTGAAAACCTCAGACTTCGACTACGACCTCCCAGCGGACCGCATCGCACAGACGCCAATCGAGCCACGCGATGCCTCGCGCCTGCTGGTGGTGCATCGTCCGTCCGGCGAGCTTACCCATCGGTCCTTTGCTGCCATCGGTGACTATCTGCGGCCCGGCGACATTCTGGTCGCCAACGATAGTCGCGTCCTCCCCGTGCGCCTACACGGGCGCAAAGAGAGCGGCGGCCAGGTTGAGGTGTTGCTGCTGACCCGCGTCAGCGACGTGCGTTGGGAGGCCCTGGTACGCGGCCATCGCCTGCGCCCTGGCCTGGTCATCGAACTAACCGCACCGGCCGCGCCCACCCTCCGCGCCCACATCGTGGCCGAGTTGGCGGCCGGCAGTCGTCTCATCGAATTCGAACGCCCGCCCCTGCCTGAGTTGGCGCGCCTGGGCGAAGTCCCCTTGCCGCCCTACATTCACGAACCCTTGCGCGATGCCGAGCGTTATCAGACCATCTACGCCCGGGTCAGCGGTTCGGCGGCCGCGCCCACGGCCGGGCTGCACTTCACCCCGACCTTGATCGAGCGCCTGGCCGCGCAAGGCATCGGCTTTGCCTTCATCACCCTGCACATCGGGCTTGATACTTTTCGGCCGCTGCGGGTGGAACGCATTGCCGACCACCAGATGCACCACGAATGGGCCGAACTGACGCCGGCCGCTGCTGCTGCCATCGAAGCCCATCGCCGCGCCGGCGGACGCTGCGTGGCGGTGGGCACCACAGCCGTGCGCGTGCTTGAAACGGCCAGCCGCCAGCCGGGCAGCGAGGGCAGCCTGCGCCCATTCAGCGGCTGGACCAACCTCTTCCTGACACCGGGCGCCGTCTTTCACACCGTGGATGCCCTGATCACCAATTTTCATCTCCCGCGTTCCACCCTGCTCATGCTCGTCAGCGCGTTTGCCGGCAAGCCCCTGATTGATCGAGCCTATGCTGCGGCCATCCAACAGGGCTATCGGTTCTTTTCCTTCGGCGACGCCATGCTGTTGTTATAG
- the ruvB gene encoding Holliday junction branch migration DNA helicase RuvB → MTDRTIAASKRPEEIALDAALRPRTLTEMIGQDRLRDNLRILIEAAKRRKETLDHVLLYGPPGLGKTTLAAVIANEMGANLKVTAGPVIERAGDLAAILTNLSGGDVLFIDEVHRLGRAVEEILYPAMEDYALDIVIGKGPSARSIRLKLPRFSVIGATTRLALMTAPLRARFGAVYRFDFYTQDALESIVTRAAALLKVPTSADGASEIARRARGTPRIALRLLRRVRDYAQVRADGVIDAAVTDAALRLLDIDELGLDDLDRQVLRAIIEKFGGGPVGLETIGASISEEADTIMDVVEPYLLQLGFLDRTPRGRTVTARAYHHLGLTPPAAASATQAPLFSPDLPAEAE, encoded by the coding sequence ATGACTGACCGCACCATTGCAGCATCCAAACGCCCGGAAGAGATCGCCCTCGATGCCGCCCTACGCCCACGCACCCTGACCGAAATGATTGGCCAGGACAGGCTGCGGGACAACCTGCGCATTCTGATCGAAGCCGCCAAGCGCCGTAAAGAGACCCTGGACCATGTCCTGCTCTACGGCCCGCCCGGCTTGGGCAAGACCACGCTGGCCGCGGTCATCGCCAATGAGATGGGCGCCAATCTCAAAGTCACGGCCGGCCCGGTCATCGAGCGCGCCGGCGACCTGGCCGCCATCCTGACCAACCTGAGCGGGGGCGATGTGCTCTTCATTGATGAAGTGCATCGCCTCGGTCGCGCCGTCGAAGAAATTCTCTACCCCGCCATGGAAGACTACGCGCTCGACATCGTCATCGGCAAAGGCCCCAGCGCCCGTTCCATCCGCCTCAAGCTGCCGCGCTTCAGCGTGATTGGCGCCACAACCCGCCTGGCGCTGATGACCGCGCCGCTGCGGGCACGTTTTGGCGCCGTCTACCGTTTCGATTTCTACACACAAGACGCCCTCGAAAGCATTGTGACGCGGGCCGCCGCGCTCCTCAAAGTCCCAACGTCGGCGGATGGCGCCAGTGAGATCGCCCGTCGCGCCCGCGGCACGCCGCGCATCGCGCTGCGCCTCCTGCGCCGCGTGCGTGACTACGCGCAAGTGCGCGCCGATGGCGTCATTGATGCCGCGGTCACGGATGCCGCCTTGCGCCTGCTCGACATTGACGAACTCGGATTGGACGACCTCGATCGCCAGGTTCTGCGTGCCATCATCGAAAAGTTCGGCGGTGGACCGGTGGGCCTGGAAACAATCGGCGCCTCCATTTCCGAGGAGGCCGACACCATCATGGATGTCGTGGAGCCATACCTGCTGCAGCTCGGTTTCCTGGACCGCACCCCGCGCGGGCGCACGGTCACCGCGCGCGCCTATCACCACCTGGGACTGACGCCGCCCGCCGCGGCCAGCGCGACCCAGGCGCCCCTCTTCAGCCCTGACCTGCCGGCCGAGGCCGAGTAG
- a CDS encoding TraR/DksA C4-type zinc finger protein gives MNREELVDRERIKLEAGRTDLEAKIQHLGEWLKSEVDIDAEEGDPDLFEREKNLALLNTLERRLEQINSALRAISKGLYGVCERCGQPIDPARLEVKPDATLCLKCQQDVERLVRRGLAPTQIDWER, from the coding sequence ATGAATCGTGAAGAATTGGTAGACCGCGAGCGGATAAAGCTGGAAGCCGGACGCACGGACCTCGAAGCCAAGATTCAGCACCTGGGTGAATGGTTGAAGAGCGAAGTTGATATTGATGCGGAGGAGGGCGATCCAGATCTTTTCGAGCGCGAGAAGAACCTGGCCTTGCTCAATACCCTGGAGCGTCGTCTGGAACAAATCAACAGCGCGCTGCGGGCTATTAGCAAAGGTCTGTATGGCGTCTGCGAACGCTGCGGTCAGCCCATTGACCCGGCGCGGCTGGAAGTCAAGCCGGACGCCACGCTCTGCTTGAAGTGTCAGCAAGACGTGGAACGCCTGGTCAGGCGCGGCCTGGCGCCCACTCAGATTGATTGGGAGCGTTAG
- the upp gene encoding uracil phosphoribosyltransferase: protein MEGLFVSNHPLIRHKVALLRDIQTEPKKFRELIREIAILLAYEATSDLGLSPVTVTTPMGQADGTILAEKIGLVPILRAGLGMVEGIWEMMPGAEVWHLGVYRDEKTLRPVQYYNKLPVAPTVQVCLVLDPMLATGGSAVACIDILKRWGARRIKFVGIIAAPEGVAALHEAHPDVPIHIAVLDLHLNEIGYIVPGLGDAGDRQFGTG from the coding sequence GTGGAAGGTCTATTTGTCTCGAACCATCCGCTCATTCGACACAAGGTGGCTCTGCTGCGCGACATCCAGACCGAGCCGAAGAAGTTCCGCGAGCTGATCCGCGAGATTGCCATCTTGTTGGCCTATGAGGCGACGAGCGACCTGGGACTTTCGCCAGTGACGGTGACAACACCGATGGGACAGGCGGACGGCACGATCCTGGCTGAGAAGATCGGCCTGGTGCCGATTCTGCGCGCTGGCCTGGGTATGGTGGAAGGCATCTGGGAAATGATGCCGGGTGCTGAGGTTTGGCATCTTGGCGTCTATCGTGACGAGAAGACCCTGCGGCCCGTGCAGTATTACAACAAGCTGCCGGTGGCGCCGACGGTGCAGGTTTGCCTGGTGTTGGACCCCATGCTGGCGACGGGCGGCTCGGCCGTGGCCTGCATTGACATTCTAAAACGCTGGGGCGCACGCCGCATCAAGTTCGTGGGCATCATCGCCGCGCCGGAGGGTGTCGCAGCCTTGCACGAGGCCCATCCCGATGTCCCAATTCATATCGCTGTGCTCGATTTGCACCTGAACGAGATTGGCTACATCGTACCGGGCCTGGGCGATGCCGGCGACCGGCAGTTTGGCACCGGATGA
- a CDS encoding cytidine/deoxycytidylate deaminase family protein, with amino-acid sequence MGATAKSGRPPWDQYFMSITAQVATRSTCDRAQVGAVIVKERRILTTGYNGSPAGLPHCDDIGHLMVDGHCVRTLHAEQNAILQAALHGVSVQGGTVYVTHQPCLTCAKMIINAGLLRVVYAGDYPDENARAFLSQAGVALIRYDSLMAPASAGAA; translated from the coding sequence ATGGGCGCCACGGCCAAGTCAGGTCGTCCACCGTGGGATCAATACTTCATGAGTATCACCGCGCAGGTTGCCACGCGCAGCACATGTGATCGCGCGCAGGTGGGCGCGGTCATCGTCAAGGAGCGCCGGATTCTGACCACGGGCTACAACGGCTCACCCGCCGGCTTGCCGCACTGTGACGACATCGGCCACCTGATGGTGGACGGCCACTGTGTGCGCACGCTGCATGCCGAGCAAAACGCCATTTTGCAGGCCGCCCTGCATGGGGTCTCTGTGCAAGGTGGCACGGTTTATGTGACGCACCAGCCGTGCCTGACCTGCGCGAAGATGATCATCAATGCTGGCTTGCTGCGCGTGGTCTATGCGGGCGATTATCCGGACGAAAACGCCCGCGCCTTCCTGTCGCAGGCAGGCGTGGCCTTGATTCGCTATGATTCCCTGATGGCTCCTGCGTCAGCCGGCGCGGCTTAG
- a CDS encoding homocysteine S-methyltransferase family protein, producing the protein MLSLQERLGQGDTILLDGATGTELQRRQIPTPLPLWSAAALINQPEAVRQIHLDYLAAGADILTANSFRTYRRTLARAGLGDRAQTLTYRAATLAIQARRDAGLRSSVLIAGSMSPLEDCYAPHLTPTQAECEVEHDEMARYLAAAGVDLILVETMNTIREAVAAASAAQRTGLPFMVSFVCGNNQRLLNGETLAEAAAALAPLDPLGLLVNCMSTPAVLSALQELRAVTDRPIGAYANVGHAQSDWGWDFTEDISAEAYGRHVRSWLAIGAQIVGGCCGTTPAHIAILADVIYDHAEVSNYRPVRNREFVLA; encoded by the coding sequence ATGCTTTCGCTCCAAGAGCGGCTTGGCCAGGGCGATACGATATTGCTCGACGGCGCAACCGGCACTGAACTACAGCGGCGTCAGATTCCGACGCCGCTGCCGTTGTGGTCGGCCGCGGCGTTGATCAACCAGCCGGAAGCGGTGCGCCAGATTCACCTCGATTACCTGGCGGCCGGCGCGGACATCCTGACGGCCAATAGCTTTCGCACCTATCGGCGCACCCTGGCGCGCGCCGGGTTGGGCGATCGGGCGCAAACCTTGACCTACCGTGCGGCCACGTTGGCGATTCAGGCGCGACGGGATGCCGGTTTACGCAGCAGTGTCCTGATTGCCGGCTCGATGAGCCCGCTGGAAGATTGCTACGCGCCGCACCTGACGCCAACCCAGGCCGAGTGCGAGGTTGAGCACGATGAGATGGCGCGCTACCTCGCGGCGGCCGGGGTGGACCTGATCCTGGTGGAAACGATGAACACGATCCGCGAGGCCGTGGCAGCCGCGTCGGCGGCGCAGCGCACCGGTCTGCCCTTCATGGTGAGCTTTGTGTGTGGCAACAACCAGCGTCTGCTCAACGGTGAGACCCTGGCCGAGGCTGCTGCCGCGCTGGCACCGCTCGACCCGCTGGGGCTGCTGGTCAACTGCATGTCAACACCGGCGGTATTGTCTGCCCTGCAAGAGTTGCGGGCGGTGACGGATCGGCCGATTGGCGCCTATGCCAACGTCGGTCATGCACAATCGGATTGGGGATGGGATTTTACTGAGGATATTTCAGCCGAGGCTTACGGGCGCCATGTGCGCAGTTGGCTGGCGATTGGCGCACAAATCGTCGGTGGTTGTTGTGGCACCACCCCCGCGCACATCGCCATCCTGGCCGACGTGATCTATGACCACGCCGAGGTGAGCAATTATCGTCCGGTACGCAATCGGGAATTTGTTTTGGCTTGA
- a CDS encoding aminotransferase class IV — MSFPQAEIVCHNGRLVTAAQAQVPVFHPALYGAYGIYESIQVASGVIFHLEEHLARLAGSAAILEMTLPHDRAQIASWIPALLAASQLQSCLLRLFVLGANGGAEGDSFIWAQSLPIYQAQFYSEGAGAVTFEGERALPQAKSLNTLVNFLARRQAQRQGEHEGLLQSRGTIKEGSSSNLFVVRDGRLLTPPPEEVLAGVTADIVLALAAREGIEVVAAPLAESEICAWDEAFLTSTSRHIMPLVRINGQPIGDGRPGPITQHLSRCFEGNFQAAIAAQTPADG; from the coding sequence ATGTCTTTTCCACAAGCTGAAATTGTTTGTCACAACGGCCGCCTGGTGACGGCGGCGCAGGCGCAGGTGCCGGTGTTTCATCCAGCCCTCTACGGCGCCTATGGCATCTATGAATCTATCCAGGTCGCGTCCGGCGTGATCTTTCACCTGGAGGAGCACCTGGCGCGGCTGGCCGGCTCGGCCGCGATCCTCGAAATGACGCTGCCGCATGACCGCGCACAGATCGCGAGCTGGATTCCCGCGCTGCTGGCGGCCAGTCAACTCCAGAGCTGCCTGCTGCGGCTTTTTGTGCTCGGCGCCAATGGCGGCGCCGAAGGTGATTCATTCATCTGGGCGCAGAGTTTGCCGATCTATCAGGCGCAGTTCTACAGCGAAGGCGCGGGCGCGGTGACCTTCGAAGGCGAACGCGCCTTGCCCCAGGCCAAATCGCTCAACACGCTGGTCAATTTCCTGGCCCGCCGCCAAGCGCAGCGCCAGGGGGAGCATGAAGGGCTGCTGCAGAGTCGCGGTACGATCAAAGAAGGTTCCAGTTCCAACCTGTTCGTTGTGCGCGACGGGCGCCTGCTGACGCCGCCGCCGGAGGAGGTGCTGGCCGGCGTCACAGCCGACATCGTGCTGGCCCTGGCCGCACGCGAAGGCATCGAAGTCGTCGCCGCGCCGCTGGCAGAGAGCGAGATTTGCGCCTGGGATGAGGCCTTTCTCACCAGCACCAGCCGCCACATCATGCCGCTGGTGCGCATCAACGGTCAGCCGATCGGCGACGGCCGCCCCGGCCCCATCACCCAACATCTGAGCCGCTGCTTCGAAGGGAACTTCCAGGCTGCCATCGCGGCGCAAACACCTGCAGACGGTTGA
- a CDS encoding phosphoribosyltransferase, protein MEREYLAWQDVDALIDHLIPQFKRGYDALLMITRGGIIPGGLIAEALSLQVVLTAAVDFLPSSEQKLAWPTFWQFPADSQLRHKTILVVDDIWDSGRTIMTVKGRTEAVGGVVETAVLHYKPGQSFFAREGPNYYAAITHKWIVYPWEIDRGRDLMMRPLVPVLS, encoded by the coding sequence GTGGAGCGTGAATACCTGGCCTGGCAAGACGTGGATGCCCTCATTGATCACCTGATCCCGCAGTTCAAGCGGGGTTACGATGCGCTGCTGATGATTACACGCGGCGGTATTATTCCCGGCGGCCTCATCGCCGAGGCGCTCAGCCTGCAGGTTGTGCTGACCGCGGCGGTGGACTTCTTGCCGTCGTCCGAACAAAAACTGGCCTGGCCGACTTTCTGGCAGTTCCCGGCCGATTCCCAACTGCGCCACAAGACTATCCTGGTGGTAGACGACATCTGGGACAGTGGGCGTACCATCATGACCGTCAAGGGCCGCACCGAAGCGGTGGGGGGCGTCGTCGAAACGGCTGTCCTGCACTACAAGCCGGGGCAGTCGTTCTTTGCACGTGAGGGGCCAAACTACTACGCGGCCATCACGCACAAATGGATCGTATATCCCTGGGAAATTGACCGCGGGCGCGACCTGATGATGCGACCGCTCGTCCCCGTATTGTCTTGA